The following proteins come from a genomic window of Nostoc sp. ATCC 53789:
- a CDS encoding RDD family protein: MRFFNRITFQTPESVELEFTLAGIGNRALALLIDYTVLGITLLLFVLTWTVFSTQLVNFLEDLFTSLPSLDIWLLAIFFIIAFAIYISYFVFFETLWFGQTPGKRVAKIRVVRDDGRLIGLQQATLRSLLRPFDETLFIGAFLIMFGSREKRLGDLAAGTIVIQTETPIASATLTISEQAKELYEQLIQIADLSKLLPDDFAVIREYLQRRAAMSLKARASLSLKLAEQVVAIINLESLPEAVTPDVFLEAVYLVYQEPKF, from the coding sequence ATGCGCTTTTTTAATCGCATCACATTCCAGACTCCAGAAAGTGTAGAGTTGGAATTTACTTTAGCGGGAATTGGTAATCGAGCTTTAGCACTGCTGATTGACTATACAGTGTTGGGTATAACTTTGCTTCTGTTTGTCCTTACCTGGACTGTCTTTTCAACGCAGCTGGTAAATTTTCTTGAAGACTTGTTTACGAGTTTACCAAGTTTAGACATTTGGTTATTAGCAATTTTCTTCATTATTGCCTTTGCAATTTACATCAGCTATTTTGTATTTTTTGAAACCTTATGGTTTGGGCAAACCCCTGGTAAACGGGTTGCTAAAATTCGCGTAGTTCGAGATGATGGCAGGCTCATTGGGTTACAACAAGCAACTCTCCGTTCCCTACTACGACCCTTTGATGAGACTTTATTTATTGGCGCTTTTTTAATTATGTTCGGTAGTCGTGAAAAGCGTTTAGGTGATTTGGCTGCCGGTACAATTGTAATTCAAACTGAAACACCTATTGCATCTGCGACATTGACAATTTCAGAACAGGCAAAGGAACTTTATGAACAGTTAATCCAAATCGCCGATTTATCGAAATTATTGCCCGATGACTTTGCAGTTATTCGTGAATATTTGCAGCGACGGGCTGCAATGTCATTAAAGGCAAGAGCCTCACTATCTCTAAAGTTAGCCGAGCAAGTAGTAGCTATTATTAATTTAGAAAGCTTGCCAGAAGCTGTTACACCTGATGTATTTTTAGAAGCTGTTTATCTCGTATATCAAGAACCTAAATTTTAG
- the recR gene encoding recombination mediator RecR → MQRLPGVGPKSAQRLALHILKRPEAEVEALAQALVEAKKQIGLCSVCFHLSAEPVCEICRNANRDNNTICVVADPRDVIALEKTREYKGKYHVLGGVISPIDGIGPEQLNILALQRRVNQQKPQEVILAISPSVEGETTTLYIGQLLKPFTKVTRIAFGLPVGGDLEYADEVTLARALEGRRELD, encoded by the coding sequence TTGCAACGCCTGCCGGGAGTTGGCCCTAAATCTGCCCAAAGACTGGCTTTGCATATTTTGAAGCGTCCAGAAGCAGAAGTAGAAGCTTTGGCACAAGCTTTAGTTGAAGCCAAAAAACAGATAGGCTTGTGTTCTGTTTGCTTTCACTTATCTGCTGAACCTGTTTGTGAAATCTGTCGCAATGCCAACCGTGACAACAATACTATCTGTGTCGTAGCAGATCCCCGCGATGTAATTGCGCTGGAAAAAACCCGCGAATACAAAGGCAAATATCACGTTTTGGGTGGGGTGATTTCTCCAATTGATGGAATTGGGCCAGAACAGTTAAATATACTGGCTTTGCAGCGACGGGTAAATCAGCAAAAACCTCAAGAAGTGATTCTGGCAATTAGTCCGAGTGTAGAAGGGGAAACAACAACACTATATATAGGTCAGCTACTGAAACCATTTACCAAGGTGACGCGGATTGCCTTTGGTTTGCCTGTAGGTGGTGATTTGGAATACGCCGACGAAGTGACCCTGGCAAGGGCATTAGAAGGACGCAGGGAGCTAGATTAA
- a CDS encoding DUF1868 domain-containing protein, with protein sequence MDDNYQTYLNRLARLTLPEAYRSQAQHIQESSKFQPNSGLREAASFPGYTLITTPAAEEESENSAFYAKLQTYQQELLQLPVNRNLIIPVPPASFHVTLADLIWDHAYLDARENNPKFDEELPSCLAEMFQQYQQLMTNRSHPIKWQMLGLILMPRAIAVCLVPQDESCYEEIIKFRRTIYQNPKLIALGIEQHYHFTAHVTLAYFGEVSSDLDRTSFSTNLSELNEKWLFNLPEFSINRVELRKFDNMTHYYREPDWPILDF encoded by the coding sequence TTGGACGACAACTATCAAACTTACTTAAATCGGTTAGCACGACTGACGCTGCCAGAAGCCTACAGATCCCAAGCCCAGCATATTCAGGAATCTTCTAAATTTCAGCCAAATTCCGGCTTGAGAGAAGCAGCGTCTTTTCCTGGGTATACGCTAATTACAACGCCTGCGGCAGAAGAAGAATCAGAAAATTCTGCTTTCTATGCCAAATTACAGACTTACCAACAGGAACTTTTGCAGTTGCCTGTAAACCGTAATTTGATTATACCTGTACCTCCTGCTAGCTTCCATGTAACTTTAGCGGATTTAATTTGGGATCATGCTTACCTTGATGCCCGCGAAAATAATCCAAAATTTGACGAGGAGTTACCCTCTTGTTTAGCCGAAATGTTTCAGCAATATCAACAATTGATGACAAATAGGAGTCATCCGATTAAATGGCAAATGCTGGGACTGATACTGATGCCAAGAGCTATAGCTGTTTGTTTAGTACCTCAAGATGAAAGCTGCTATGAGGAAATTATTAAATTCCGCCGAACAATTTATCAAAATCCCAAGTTGATTGCCTTGGGTATTGAGCAGCATTATCATTTCACTGCCCATGTTACATTAGCCTATTTTGGGGAGGTTTCATCTGACTTAGACCGCACAAGTTTCAGTACAAATCTTTCGGAATTGAATGAAAAATGGCTGTTTAATTTGCCAGAATTTTCGATCAATCGTGTCGAATTACGAAAATTTGACAACATGACACACTATTATCGTGAACCAGACTGGCCGATTTTAGATTTTTAA
- the holA gene encoding DNA polymerase III subunit delta gives MPIYVYWGEDDFAMEKAIAVLRDRVLDPNWISFNYTAFTPDQADAAIQGLNQVMTPTFGAGGRLVWLVNTTLCQHCPENVLGELVRSLSVIPENSFLLLSSRNKPDERLKSTKLLKQFATEFREFPLIPPWKTELLVQSVNQVAQTVGVKLTANTAQLLAESVGNDTRLLYNEIEKLRLYAHGTNKPLDVDTVTKLVRNTTQNSLQLAAAIRIGDTAKALTTLADMINASEPGLRIVATLIGQFRTWLWVKIMIESGERNQQAIAQAADIGNPKRIYFLQQEIKLLSVQQLISCLPLLLELEVSLKQGASEMSTFQTKVIELCQICRGS, from the coding sequence ATGCCAATCTATGTTTACTGGGGTGAAGATGATTTTGCGATGGAAAAGGCGATCGCTGTTTTGCGCGATCGCGTTCTCGATCCCAATTGGATAAGTTTTAATTACACTGCATTCACCCCAGATCAAGCTGATGCTGCTATCCAGGGGTTAAATCAGGTGATGACACCCACTTTTGGCGCTGGTGGGCGCTTGGTATGGCTGGTAAATACAACCCTGTGTCAGCACTGTCCAGAGAACGTCTTAGGGGAATTGGTGCGATCGCTATCTGTCATTCCCGAAAACTCATTTTTATTACTCAGCAGCCGCAACAAGCCAGATGAACGCCTCAAATCCACGAAATTGTTAAAACAATTTGCTACTGAATTCCGAGAATTTCCCCTCATTCCCCCTTGGAAAACCGAATTACTAGTGCAATCTGTTAATCAAGTAGCCCAGACTGTGGGCGTAAAACTGACTGCCAATACTGCCCAGCTATTGGCAGAATCCGTTGGAAATGATACGCGATTGCTCTACAATGAAATAGAGAAATTACGGTTATATGCCCACGGTACCAATAAGCCTTTAGACGTAGATACTGTTACAAAGTTAGTAAGAAATACTACTCAAAATAGTTTACAATTAGCAGCAGCAATCAGAATAGGAGATACAGCGAAAGCTTTGACAACGTTGGCAGATATGATCAATGCTTCCGAGCCGGGATTACGGATAGTTGCCACATTGATTGGACAATTTCGCACCTGGCTATGGGTCAAGATTATGATAGAAAGTGGTGAGCGCAACCAACAAGCGATCGCTCAAGCTGCTGATATCGGTAATCCCAAGCGGATCTACTTCTTACAACAAGAAATCAAACTGCTTTCTGTGCAACAGTTAATCTCCTGCTTACCTCTACTATTGGAGTTAGAAGTGAGCCTCAAGCAAGGAGCATCAGAAATGTCAACATTTCAGACTAAAGTCATCGAACTTTGTCAAATATGCCGAGGAAGTTGA
- a CDS encoding DUF4168 domain-containing protein, whose translation MNKISNFLSRSSRKRILCQSFFFGAIATASVISNAFSVNSKAYGQTASPIANNTQIDSYAQAVLAMEPARQKAFETIKNLIGSGEVPKIVCNDSNSINDLPRKAQDIAVNYCNSSQKIVQDNGLSIDQFNKITIELQNNDLLKQQVYNTLLRLQKTPDSP comes from the coding sequence ATGAATAAAATTTCCAATTTCCTTTCCCGATCCAGCCGAAAGCGAATCCTTTGCCAATCATTCTTTTTCGGCGCGATCGCTACTGCGAGTGTCATTTCCAACGCTTTTTCAGTTAATTCAAAAGCTTATGGTCAAACTGCATCACCAATAGCTAACAATACTCAAATTGACAGCTACGCTCAAGCAGTGCTAGCAATGGAACCAGCACGTCAAAAGGCTTTTGAAACCATTAAAAACCTGATTGGCAGTGGAGAAGTTCCCAAAATTGTTTGTAACGATTCTAACAGCATAAATGATCTTCCTAGAAAGGCTCAAGATATCGCAGTAAATTACTGTAATAGCTCTCAAAAAATTGTCCAAGATAATGGTTTGAGCATTGATCAGTTTAACAAAATCACTATAGAACTACAAAATAACGATCTTTTAAAACAGCAGGTTTACAACACCTTATTACGTCTGCAAAAAACCCCCGATTCTCCTTAG
- a CDS encoding LuxR family transcriptional regulator, giving the protein MIALTKTLVKTVAEPQQLENIDLLNSKRANFLQEVIEGLEDGILILSQTGEVVHSNASANRLCCQFNQDNFNPNFVPPAIWNLCESLLSSRDLFSDKLLILSDEIVLDKSNIFRIRVRLLDLDGFEVPCLLVTIENQYESVKNVALTEVKKFDLTPREAEIWFLYRSNYSYKEIAMKLYITINTVKKHMKNIHTKRQANFSDN; this is encoded by the coding sequence ATGATTGCCCTAACAAAGACATTAGTAAAAACAGTAGCAGAACCCCAACAGTTAGAGAATATTGATTTACTTAACTCCAAGCGAGCTAATTTTTTACAAGAAGTAATTGAAGGCTTAGAAGACGGTATATTAATTTTAAGCCAAACTGGTGAAGTAGTACATAGTAATGCGTCTGCTAATCGCCTTTGTTGCCAATTCAATCAAGACAATTTCAACCCGAATTTTGTACCGCCAGCTATCTGGAATCTTTGTGAATCTTTACTCAGTAGTCGGGATTTGTTTTCTGATAAACTTCTGATTTTGTCGGATGAAATTGTACTTGATAAGTCAAATATTTTTCGGATTAGGGTGAGACTGCTAGATTTAGATGGGTTTGAAGTGCCTTGCTTATTAGTTACCATAGAAAACCAATATGAGTCTGTAAAAAATGTAGCACTCACTGAAGTTAAAAAATTTGACCTCACGCCACGAGAAGCTGAAATTTGGTTTCTCTATAGAAGCAACTACAGCTATAAAGAAATTGCTATGAAGCTTTACATCACCATAAACACCGTGAAGAAGCACATGAAAAATATTCACACTAAGCGACAAGCAAACTTTTCTGATAATTGA